The following proteins come from a genomic window of Bacillota bacterium:
- a CDS encoding YraN family protein: MGLGKTGEDMAALHLRRKGYHIIEQNFRTKLGEIDIVARHKKTLVFCEVKTRMGRLYGHPIEAVTVPKQRRIKKIADIYLARLKDLHKFDSIRFDVICVLAEGSTPKIEHIENAF, translated from the coding sequence ATGGGCCTTGGAAAAACCGGAGAAGATATGGCTGCGCTTCACCTACGAAGGAAAGGGTATCACATCATAGAGCAAAACTTTCGCACTAAACTTGGCGAAATAGATATAGTCGCCAGACACAAAAAGACACTTGTATTTTGCGAAGTAAAAACAAGGATGGGCAGGTTATATGGACATCCGATCGAAGCTGTTACAGTTCCGAAGCAGAGAAGGATCAAGAAGATAGCCGATATATATCTTGCGAGGTTAAAAGATCTTCATAAGTTTGATTCCATCCGTTTTGATGTAATCTGCGTCTTGGCAGAGGGGTCAACTCCGAAGATAGAGCACATAGAGAACGCTTTTTAA
- a CDS encoding universal stress protein: MTQKALNPADVFKPADAQELYIDLKKILLATDGSKTAINATKYAIGLAKIFKAEVRAVYVCQNGEAQNPPESINDCLEASANGDPGYHGLIIAGVYALENNVTCEEVVLRGNISKNIIENARQFSPDLIIIGNSSKSGIRRSLGSVADAVMKATDVPVLVVSDF; the protein is encoded by the coding sequence TTGACACAGAAAGCTTTAAATCCTGCGGATGTTTTTAAGCCTGCAGACGCACAGGAGCTTTATATCGATCTTAAAAAGATACTTCTGGCAACCGATGGGTCTAAGACCGCGATAAATGCAACAAAATACGCAATCGGCTTAGCAAAAATTTTTAAAGCCGAAGTTAGAGCGGTTTACGTTTGCCAAAACGGAGAGGCGCAAAACCCTCCCGAGAGCATTAATGACTGTCTTGAGGCAAGCGCAAATGGAGACCCAGGATATCACGGTTTGATTATTGCCGGGGTCTATGCTTTGGAAAATAACGTGACCTGCGAGGAAGTAGTCCTTAGAGGGAACATATCAAAAAATATTATTGAAAACGCTCGGCAATTTTCACCCGATTTGATAATAATCGGCAACTCTAGTAAGTCTGGAATACGGCGATCGTTAGGTAGCGTAGCAGATGCCGTCATGAAGGCAACTGATGTGCCTGTCTTGGTAGTAAGTGATTTTTAA
- a CDS encoding MerR family transcriptional regulator gives MPPKRDYMTIGEVVDHLKPRFPDLSISKIRYYEEERLIKPERTAGGYRKFKKEDLERLELALRLQQEKYLPLNVIRQNLDMMDMGQLTPEIKQIARESDRASLSSDGEPVPTEKAISSIGLAPEMAKMLESFGIIQTVRTAEGKCYNSTDIKIMIVAREMSKYGIEPRHLRMYLTHAEKEAALFQQILYPMTRQKSDDKNTRIKEELENLNDLADQLRSLLLNKKLKELLKVD, from the coding sequence ATGCCGCCGAAGAGAGATTATATGACAATAGGAGAAGTAGTAGATCACCTTAAGCCTCGATTTCCAGATTTATCGATCAGCAAAATTCGCTACTACGAAGAAGAGAGGCTTATAAAACCCGAAAGAACCGCCGGCGGTTACCGTAAGTTTAAGAAAGAAGATCTTGAAAGGCTAGAGCTGGCTTTACGCTTACAGCAAGAAAAATACCTTCCTCTAAACGTCATAAGGCAAAACCTTGATATGATGGATATGGGTCAGCTAACGCCCGAGATAAAGCAAATAGCAAGGGAGAGCGATAGAGCATCCTTATCTTCTGACGGTGAGCCTGTGCCTACAGAAAAAGCTATTAGCAGTATAGGCCTTGCGCCGGAGATGGCTAAGATGCTCGAGAGTTTCGGAATTATTCAGACGGTAAGGACTGCAGAGGGAAAGTGCTATAACTCAACCGATATAAAGATAATGATAGTTGCTCGAGAGATGTCTAAATACGGCATAGAGCCAAGACATCTTCGCATGTATCTAACGCATGCCGAAAAAGAAGCCGCGTTGTTTCAGCAAATACTCTATCCAATGACCAGGCAAAAAAGCGATGACAAAAATACTAGGATTAAAGAAGAGCTAGAAAACCTAAACGACCTTGCCGACCAGCTAAGGTCGCTACTTTTGAATAAGAAGCTAAAAGAATTACTTAAAGTCGATTGA
- a CDS encoding FHA domain-containing protein: MRCKECGSTVERGLEFCQQCGAALDDKTDKLETTLSLPRIDIEEGLDNIDVSTEEGPILIVKKGPYIGQKFTLTKDEITLGRDPESDIFLDDITVSRYHAKITVSEDSVSIEDAGSLNGTYVNQIIIDEPTLLKSDDELQIGKFKLVFLSRK, encoded by the coding sequence ATGCGGTGTAAAGAGTGCGGTAGCACAGTTGAGAGAGGGCTGGAATTTTGCCAGCAGTGTGGGGCGGCTTTAGATGATAAAACTGATAAGCTAGAGACGACTCTTTCGCTGCCGCGCATAGACATAGAAGAAGGGCTTGATAATATAGATGTTTCAACCGAAGAGGGTCCTATTCTGATTGTTAAGAAAGGGCCGTATATCGGTCAGAAATTCACCCTAACAAAAGACGAGATAACACTTGGCCGCGATCCAGAAAGCGACATATTTTTGGATGATATAACAGTTTCTCGATATCATGCTAAAATCACTGTTTCTGAGGACTCGGTAAGCATTGAGGATGCTGGCAGTTTAAACGGCACGTATGTAAATCAAATAATAATCGATGAACCGACATTGCTAAAATCGGATGACGAGTTACAAATTGGCAAGTTCAAGCTGGTTTTCCTGTCAAGGAAGTAA
- a CDS encoding universal stress protein, whose amino-acid sequence MELKTGNLGFGENNNIDIKIRKILLATDGSIPAIEATQYAVALAKIMGARIKAIFVDSSGEKEIRPSAAGLAVAQLYAEENGIICETNIVNGQVAKTIIETAHDYGADLIIVGNTGRTGIRRLSMGSVAEAVVKNSQIPVLVLKGS is encoded by the coding sequence ATGGAGCTAAAGACCGGGAATTTAGGATTTGGCGAAAACAACAATATTGATATCAAGATAAGGAAGATTCTTCTGGCAACGGACGGTTCTATACCCGCCATCGAGGCAACGCAATATGCGGTTGCATTGGCTAAAATCATGGGAGCTAGGATAAAAGCCATTTTCGTTGATTCCAGCGGCGAAAAGGAAATACGCCCCAGCGCGGCAGGTCTTGCTGTAGCTCAGCTCTATGCCGAAGAAAATGGCATCATATGCGAGACTAATATTGTCAATGGACAGGTAGCTAAGACTATAATTGAGACTGCCCATGATTATGGTGCCGACCTGATAATCGTAGGTAACACAGGCCGAACCGGAATAAGACGGCTTTCTATGGGCAGCGTTGCCGAGGCTGTTGTAAAGAATTCGCAAATCCCTGTACTTGTCCTCAAAGGCAGTTAA